A region of Haliotis asinina isolate JCU_RB_2024 chromosome 7, JCU_Hal_asi_v2, whole genome shotgun sequence DNA encodes the following proteins:
- the LOC137292115 gene encoding sodium-coupled monocarboxylate transporter 1-like, giving the protein MSTASFGIADYAVFGLMLTASISIGIYYAIMARKRGNTSEYFIAGQSMSCIPVALSLLATYESSVMMLGTPAESYVHGIQWILSELGSETGMLISIFFILGFLRRLNLSTPFEYYERRFKSRRLRVLANLISCLSFIQYISIVLYGQAIALQAMIGLSTYGSIVATAAVAIIYTTIGGLKAVIWTDVLQFMIMITGLLAVSIKGTVDGGGVSEVWVRAAETGRLDFSMDPDPTVRHTVWNLYFGRILTGFGFLFSPAVLQRISSTKSLKECRRALLLTIPGFTIVISMALAEGIVAFGYFFHKGCDPVASKQVGSPNQIIPFLILELFQNQPGLPGLFLAALTSASLSTISSCLSAVASIIWYDLIKPWRPNTPEYKGVIAAKTTVVFVGVLGSLAAILVSLLGAKTLNQIIYTFKAATDPPLLAMFFLGIFFPFVNTKGAITGLVVGVGVMLWLCVGSMFSDSGAPSTYLPLAPTDQCPGFNMSSNSFNNTPEITNSVSWANSSSQNNTRSALDTVYNLSYTLFYSFGLTLVVLVGICASWITGGNKTPVHPECFIHLGDIQCLPARLRRCLSGSGPDNSFTLIVTDLEENFTLLETGSQTGKLLLMESSEYTYLQKVKAAAMADLQEDYWNDNVFD; this is encoded by the exons ATGTCAACGGCATCATTTGGGATCGCGGATTACGCTGTCTTCGGGTTGATGCTTACTGCTTCAATCAGTATCGGGATATATTATGCAATAATGGCCAGAAAGCGGGGCAATACATCTGAATACTTCATCGCTGGACAGTCCATGTCTTGTATCCCTGTAGCCTTGTCTCTGCTGGCGACATATGAATCCTCTGTCATGATGCTGGGAACACCTGCTGAGTCCTACGTCCATGGTATACAATGGATACTCAGTGAACTTGGAAGCGAAACTGGAATGCTGATcagcattttttttattttaggtTTTTTAAGGAGACTCAATTTGTCGACTCCCTTTGAG TATTATGAAAGGCGCTTCAAGTCCCGCCGTCTTAGAGTACTTGCCAATCTTATTTCCTGCCTGAGTTTT ATCCAGTACATCAGTATTGTGCTTTATGGTCAGGCTATCGCTCTACAAGCAA TGATCGGGCTTTCTACGTATGGATCTATTGTGGCAACAGCCGCCGTGGCTATCATCTATACAACCATA GGTGGTCTGAAGGCTGTTATCTGGACGGATGTGTTACAGTTCATGATTATGATCACCGGACTGCTTGCAGTGTCAATAAAG GGAACCGTTGACGGGGGAGGAGTGTCTGAGGTCTGGGTTCGCGCAGCGGAAACAGGCAGACTGGACTTCAG TATGGATCCCGACCCTACGGTGCGACACACAGTATGGAACCTGTATTTTGGTCGAATCCTTACAGGCTTTGGGTTTCTGTTTAGTCCTGCTGTATTGCAAAGGATTTCCTCAACAAAATCCCTCAAAGAATGTAGGCG AGCGCTTCTTCTAACGATTCCTGGATTTACGATCGTGATTAGCATGGCCTTAGCTGAAGGAATTGTTGCGTTTGGCTACTTCTTTCACAAAGGATGCGACCCTGTGGCGTCCAAACAAGTGGGAAGTCCAAATCAG ATAATCCCCTTCCTGATCCTAGAACTATTCCAGAATCAGCCAGGACTGCCAGGACTGTTTTTAGCCGCACTGACCAGTGCGTCTCTTAG CACCATCTCTTCTTGTCTCTCAGCTGTGGCCAGTATCATTTGGTACGATCTGATCAAACCATGGAGACCGAATACGCCAGAGTACAAAGGAGTCATTGCTGCAAAGACGACAG tggtgtttgttggtgttttgGGCTCCCTTGCTGCGATCCTTGTATCACTGCTTGGAGCGAAAACCCTGAACCAG ATAATATATACCTTCAAGGCTGCTACTGATCCACCGCTTTTGGCAATGTTCTTCTTAGGAATCTTTTTCCCCTTTGTCAATACAAAG GGAGCCATCACTGGGCTTGTGGTTGGTGTCGGAGTTATGCTGTGGCTGTGTGTTGGTTCCATGTTCTCAGACAGTGGCGCACCGTCTACCTACCTGCCTTTGGCACCGACTGATCAATGTCCAGGTTTCAATATGTCCTCAAACTCTTTCAACAACACACCAGAAATCACCAACTCTGTGTCCTGGGCAAACAGTAGCAGCCAGAACAACACAAG ATCTGCCTTAGATACAGTGTACAACCTCTCCTATACGCTCTTCTATTCTTTTGGCCTCACACTCGTTGTTCTTGTTGGGATATGCGCAAGCTGGATAACAG GTGGAAACAAGACCCCTGTCCACCCCGAATGTTTCATCCACCTGGGCGATATCCAATGCTTACCTGCCAGACTCCGACGGTGTTTGTCTGGAAGTGGTCCGGACAATAGTTTCACGTTG